The following are encoded in a window of Haloarcula laminariae genomic DNA:
- a CDS encoding DUF5817 domain-containing protein, translating to MYAVVGCSECSALWVVEGRPETSQCPRCGSRRQHAKRRTFVETDDEDHAREVRASMLANRQDHGEAFAELDSFADMDRQVETSGVDDDTYLEASGVDSDAVAAAADRAGQGAGGGRSRKETVLAALRDLEAPTEADVVAYAEERDVPADYTRRALAKLVRAGRASESGGSYRLL from the coding sequence ATGTACGCGGTCGTCGGCTGTAGCGAGTGCAGCGCCCTCTGGGTCGTCGAGGGGCGGCCGGAGACGAGCCAGTGTCCCCGCTGTGGGAGCCGGCGCCAGCACGCCAAACGCCGGACGTTCGTCGAGACCGACGATGAGGACCACGCCCGCGAGGTGCGGGCGTCGATGCTCGCCAACCGGCAGGACCACGGGGAGGCCTTCGCCGAACTCGACTCCTTTGCCGACATGGACCGCCAGGTCGAGACGTCGGGCGTCGACGACGACACCTACCTGGAGGCGTCGGGCGTCGACAGCGACGCCGTCGCCGCTGCCGCCGACCGCGCCGGGCAGGGGGCCGGCGGCGGTCGGAGCCGCAAGGAGACCGTCCTCGCGGCCCTTCGCGACCTGGAGGCGCCCACGGAGGCCGACGTGGTCGCCTACGCCGAGGAACGCGACGTGCCGGCCGACTACACCCGGCGGGCGCTGGCGAAGCTCGTCCGGGCCGGTCGGGCCAGCGAGTCCGGCGGGAGCTACCGGCTCCTATGA
- a CDS encoding DUF7504 family protein, which translates to MATDAPPPGSNVIVMAPSLSDEKREICLDLQDAGPPERLDVLHVTYSDTPTELVSRWRDHHGGLPGRMGIVVVGDQPGGRSGDDGVPENVFVTTANPNDITGLGMRLNNYLNDHDDDSQLVACFDSMTEMLQFAELKPVFKFLHMFAGQLRDADAVSHFHLDPGAHDEQTISRLKPLFDDAVDLM; encoded by the coding sequence ATGGCGACCGACGCCCCGCCGCCCGGCTCGAACGTCATCGTGATGGCTCCCTCGCTCAGCGACGAGAAGCGGGAGATATGCCTCGACCTGCAGGACGCCGGCCCGCCCGAGCGCCTCGACGTGTTACACGTCACCTACTCCGACACCCCGACGGAACTCGTCAGCCGGTGGCGCGACCACCACGGCGGCCTGCCGGGCCGGATGGGCATCGTCGTCGTCGGCGACCAGCCCGGCGGGCGTTCGGGCGACGACGGCGTCCCCGAGAACGTCTTCGTCACGACGGCGAACCCCAACGACATCACGGGGCTCGGGATGCGGCTCAACAACTACCTCAACGACCACGACGACGACAGCCAGCTCGTCGCCTGTTTCGACTCGATGACGGAGATGCTCCAGTTCGCTGAGCTCAAACCCGTCTTCAAGTTCCTCCACATGTTCGCCGGACAGCTCCGGGACGCCGACGCCGTCTCCCACTTCCACCTGGACCCGGGCGCCCACGACGAACAGACCATCAGCCGCCTGAAGCCGCTGTTCGACGACGCCGTCGACCTGATGTAG